The following are from one region of the Bactrocera oleae isolate idBacOlea1 chromosome 6, idBacOlea1, whole genome shotgun sequence genome:
- the Best3 gene encoding bestrophin-4: MTVSYQAQVATSNFNCFLKLLARWRGSIYKIIWMDLAVFLVLYYALGITYRFLMGPEQQRLFELLVHYCHSSSTLIPLSFVLGFYIAVVMQRWWTQYITVPWPDPLAVYVSTLFVGQDERGRIMRRTVMRYVCLCLTMIFTMVAPSVKKRFPTMDSLVDAGLLTENEKDVLIAMDEKSPKHRKHWVPLVWAASIVSRARKEGRIRDDVALKTIFDQLDVFRNKCAVILHFDSVPIPLVYTQVVTLAVYSYFLAALIGQQWMPREADPDGHYDWVDYYFPIFTTLQFFFYMGWLKVAESLMNPFGEDDDDFEVNWMIDRNLQVSYFIVDEMHHEHPELVKDQYWDEVLPGGLPYPEDYHKVTTDFSDVGKSDGAAHFVWKRRDNMATNSSMHSSVSRINAVLKRLISKEDTQTNISRMRLSTSSVSLEEHIPHSTSDYERHLATNKYSGAAHLSWLTDVGAEVDSKSMLLPPEPLRSQSSTAKSLTYADEGADEREKDDFDLLREERERQRQERQRQRIMQNVYTATSATAELLPALIASGLNLAAPPTIQISTQMLQSKSSDHRSATPSAKSSSSSGAGSKAAVNATAEKKQKTDEADKQEK; this comes from the exons ATGACGGTATCATATCAGGCGCAAGTGGCTACCAGCAACTTTAATTGCTTCCTCAAGCTTTTGGCACGTTGGCGTGGCagcatttacaaaattatttggatGGACTTAGCGGTCTTTCTGGTGCTATATTACGCTTTGGGTATTACTTATCGTTTTCTGATGGGACCGGAACAACAGCG CCTCTTTGAACTGCTCGTCCATTATTGCCACAGCTCGAGCACACTCATACCGCTTTCGTTTGTACTCGGCTTCTATATTGCCGTAGTCATGCAACGCTGGTGGACTCAATATATCACTGTGCCATGGCCTGATCCACTTGCTGTCTACGTGAGCACGCTCTTTGTGGGGCAGGATGAGCGTGGTCGCATAATGCGTCGCACCGTCATGCGTTATGTCTGTCTTTGTCTAACCATGATATTTACAATGGTAGCGCCGAGTGTGAAGAAACGTTTTCCCACAATGGATTCCCTGGTAGATGCCGGTCTGTTGACGGAGAATGAAAAGGATGTGCTAATAGCTATGGATGAAAAATCACCGAAGCATCGCAAACATTGGGTACCGCTCGTCTGGGCTGCTAGTATTGTATCACGTGCACGTAAAGAGGGTCGCATACGTGACGATGTTGCGCTGAAAACTATTTTCGATCAGTTGGATGTGTTTCGTAATAAATGTGCCGTTATATTACATTTCGATTCGGTGCCAATACCTTTAGTGTACACACAAGTGGTAACGCTGGCGGTATACTCGTACTTTTTAGCGGCACTTATTGGCCAACAGTGGATGCCTAGGGAGGCGGACCCTGATGGGCATTACGATTGGGTGGACTATTACTTTCCTATCTTTACAACGCTGCAATTTTTCTTCTACATGGGTTGGCTAAAGGTGGCGGAGTCGTTGATGAATCCGTTTGGCGAGGATGATGATGACTTTGAG GTGAATTGGATGATTGATCGCAATTTGCAAGTCTCCTATTTCATTGTCGACGAAATGCATCACGAGCATCCCGAATTGGTGAAAGATCAGTACTGGGATGAAGTGTTGCCTGGCGGTTTGCCATATCCGGAGGATTATCATAAAGTCACCACAGATTTCAGTGACGTCGGAAAG TCGGATGGCGCCGCACATTTCGTTTGGAAGCGTCGCGACAACATGGCCACCAACTCCAGCATGCATAGCAGTGTCTCACGCATCAATGCGGTTTTGAAACGTCTAATTAGTAAGGAGGATACACAAACCAACATCAGTCGTATGCGGCTCTCTACAAGCTCCGTCTCATTAGAAGAACACATACCACATTCCACATCGGATTATGAAAGGCATTTGGCCACAAATAAATACTCTGGCGCTGCGCATCTCTCGTGGTTGACCGATGTTGGCGCTGAAGTCGATTCGAAAAGCATGCTTTTGCCACCTGAACCGTTGCGTTCTCAATCGAGCACTGCTAAATCGCTCACATATGCAGATGAAGGCGCGGATGAGAGGGAGAAAGACGATTTCGATTTGTTGCGTGAAGAACGTGAGCGCCAACGTCAGGAACGACAACGTCAACGTATTATGCAAAATGTTTATACTGCCACAAGTGCCACAGCTGAGCTGTTGCCTGCTCTGATTGCATCGGGTTTGAATTTAGCAGCGCCACCGACTATACAGATATCAACGCAAATGCTGCAGTCGAAGTCGAGTGATCATCGCAGTGCCACGCCCAGCGCaaaaagcagcagcagcagcggtgcTGGCAGTAAGGCAGCTGTCAATGCAACGGCTGAGAAGAAGCAAAAGACGGATGAGGCTGACAAGCAAGAAAAATAG
- the LOC106624945 gene encoding bestrophin-4 isoform X1 — MTVSYNAEVASCRGFGCFLTLLRRWRGSIYKLIWRDLLAFLFIYYMLNLIYQFLLTDNAQSNFENLVHYCNSYGSLIPLSFVLGFYVTVVMQRWWDQYMTIPWPDPIAVFVSANVHGQDERARVMRRTVMRYVCLCLTIVFTQIAPRVKKRFPTLDHLVEAGLLLENEKLVIQDLNIAFPKYPKYWLPIVWAASIITRARKEGRIRDDFSVKTIIDALNTFRGNCGVLLFYDTISVPLVYTQVVTLAVYTYFICQVIGHQWTKHDNQNYVDLYFPLFTTLQFFFYMGWLKVAETLINPFGEDDDDFEVNWMIDRNLQVSYLIVDEMHHEHPELVKDQYWDEVFPNELPYQVDSKREQPPVQSTARLDFNTNQTVLSRSESKYDGMTTSTRIDDRPTASSSLSRMTDTSLRFRTALQRFLSREPNEKDSNISQSDAEKQASVQTNGSVHSLIKSPTTIRTAEALLIIDEKIDDLDADRTLTEHPEISPTKDVREIFRGDAEDGVPPSSVESLRMESVNSAQVTFEDLEEDVEEEEEPGDEFERLREERERERFERQKLKYARGISAATNLNLDADLSGVTATQSPTARGMPSNEETFSVQSLTRQMTSPIAIGTTQQSPQQQQEQHKEPTTKRKPTRQQEHKDHAEEELDEEEQEEELK; from the exons atgaccgTCTCTTATAACGCCGAAGTAGCATCCTGTCGTGGATTTGGTTGTTTTCTCACACTGCTAAGAAG ATGGCGCGGCAGCATTTACAAGCTCATTTGGCGTGATTTGCTCGCCTTCCTGTTTATATACTACATGCTCAATTTGATTTATCAATTTCTCTTGACTGACAATGCACAAAG TAATTTTGAGAATCTCGTGCATTACTGCAACAGTTACGGCTCGCTTATACCGCTCTCGTTCGTGCTCGGCTTCTATGTCACAGTTGTAATGCAACGCTGGTGGGATCAATATATGACCATACCTTGGCCCGACCCCATAGCTGTCTTCGTGAGCGCCAATGTACATGGTCAGGATGAGCGTGCACGTGTTATGCGTCGCACCGTTATGCGCTATGTTTGTCTTTGTCTCACCATTGTGTTCACACAAATCGCACCACGTGTTAAGAAACGCTTTCCCACGCTCGATCATCTAGTCGAAGCGGGTTTATTGTTGGAGAATGAGAAGCTCGTTATACAAGATTTAAATATCGCCTTTCCGAAATATCCCAAATACTGGTTGCCTATCGTTTGGGCTGCCAGCATTATAACGCGCGCACGTAAGGAGGGTCGCATACGTGATGATTTTTCGGTGAAAACCATTATTGATGCTTTAAATACATTTCGAGGCAATTGTGGTGTCTTGCTGTTCTATGATACCATATCGGTGCCGCTAGTATACACGCAAGTCGTCACATTGGCGGTCTATACGTACTTCATTTGTCAGGTGATCGGTCATCAGTGGACTAAGCATGACAATCAGAATTATGTGGATCTTTACTTTCCCTTATTCACCACTTTGCAATTCTTCTTCTACATGGGTTGGCTGAAAGTGGCAGAAACGCTGATAAACCCTTTCGGTGAGGATGATGATGACTTTGAG GTCAACTGGATGATTGATCGCAATCTACAAGTTTCCTATCTCATTGTCGACGAAATGCATCACGAACATCCCGAATTGGTGAAGGATCAGTATTGGGATGAAGTTTTTCCCAATGAACTACCATATCAAGTGGATAGCAAGCGCGAACAGCCACCGGTACAGTCTACCGCTAGACTGGACTTCAACACCAACCAAACGGTGCTTTCACGATCTGAATCCAAATATGATGGCATG acCACCAGCACACGAATTGACGACCGTCCCACAGCATCGTCGTCGCTTAGCCGTATGACCGACACCAGTTTACGCTTTCGTACGGCCTTACAAAGATTTCTTTCGCGCGAACCCAATGAAAAAGATAGCAATATTTCACAATCGGATGCCGAGAAGCAAGCTTCCGTACAAACTAATGGCTCCGTGCATTCGCTAATAAAATCGCCGACTACAATACGAACTGCCGAAGCTTTGCTTATAATCGATGAGAAAATCGACGATTTGGATGCAGATAGAACATTAACCGAACATCCAGAGATATCACCGACCAAAGATGTGCGCGAAATATTTCGTGGCGATGCTGAGGACGGCGTACCACCAAGCAGTGTGGAGAGTTTGCGAATGGAAAGTGTCAACTCGGCGCAAGTGACAT TTGAAGACTTGGAAGAAGATGTCGAAGAGGAGGAAGAGCCTGGAGATGAGTTCGAACGTTTGCGTGAAGAGCGTGAACGCGAACGTTTCGAGCGACAAAAGTTGAAGTATGCGCGCGGCATTTCGGCTGCGACCAATCTAAATTTGGACGCTGATTTGTCAGGCGTTACGGCTACGCAATCGCCGACCGCACGTGGCATGCCTTCAAATGAGGAAACATTCAGCGTACAATCGTTGACCAGGCAGATGACATCACCCATAGCAATTGGAACGACACAACAgtcaccacaacaacaacaagagcaacatAAGGAACCAACAACTAAGCGGAAGCCAACGAGACAGCAGGAGCATAAAGATCATGCTGAAGAGGAGCTCGACGAAGAGGAACAGGAGGAGGAACTGAAGTAG
- the LOC106624945 gene encoding bestrophin-4 isoform X2 — protein sequence MLNLIYQFLLTDNAQSNFENLVHYCNSYGSLIPLSFVLGFYVTVVMQRWWDQYMTIPWPDPIAVFVSANVHGQDERARVMRRTVMRYVCLCLTIVFTQIAPRVKKRFPTLDHLVEAGLLLENEKLVIQDLNIAFPKYPKYWLPIVWAASIITRARKEGRIRDDFSVKTIIDALNTFRGNCGVLLFYDTISVPLVYTQVVTLAVYTYFICQVIGHQWTKHDNQNYVDLYFPLFTTLQFFFYMGWLKVAETLINPFGEDDDDFEVNWMIDRNLQVSYLIVDEMHHEHPELVKDQYWDEVFPNELPYQVDSKREQPPVQSTARLDFNTNQTVLSRSESKYDGMTTSTRIDDRPTASSSLSRMTDTSLRFRTALQRFLSREPNEKDSNISQSDAEKQASVQTNGSVHSLIKSPTTIRTAEALLIIDEKIDDLDADRTLTEHPEISPTKDVREIFRGDAEDGVPPSSVESLRMESVNSAQVTFEDLEEDVEEEEEPGDEFERLREERERERFERQKLKYARGISAATNLNLDADLSGVTATQSPTARGMPSNEETFSVQSLTRQMTSPIAIGTTQQSPQQQQEQHKEPTTKRKPTRQQEHKDHAEEELDEEEQEEELK from the exons ATGCTCAATTTGATTTATCAATTTCTCTTGACTGACAATGCACAAAG TAATTTTGAGAATCTCGTGCATTACTGCAACAGTTACGGCTCGCTTATACCGCTCTCGTTCGTGCTCGGCTTCTATGTCACAGTTGTAATGCAACGCTGGTGGGATCAATATATGACCATACCTTGGCCCGACCCCATAGCTGTCTTCGTGAGCGCCAATGTACATGGTCAGGATGAGCGTGCACGTGTTATGCGTCGCACCGTTATGCGCTATGTTTGTCTTTGTCTCACCATTGTGTTCACACAAATCGCACCACGTGTTAAGAAACGCTTTCCCACGCTCGATCATCTAGTCGAAGCGGGTTTATTGTTGGAGAATGAGAAGCTCGTTATACAAGATTTAAATATCGCCTTTCCGAAATATCCCAAATACTGGTTGCCTATCGTTTGGGCTGCCAGCATTATAACGCGCGCACGTAAGGAGGGTCGCATACGTGATGATTTTTCGGTGAAAACCATTATTGATGCTTTAAATACATTTCGAGGCAATTGTGGTGTCTTGCTGTTCTATGATACCATATCGGTGCCGCTAGTATACACGCAAGTCGTCACATTGGCGGTCTATACGTACTTCATTTGTCAGGTGATCGGTCATCAGTGGACTAAGCATGACAATCAGAATTATGTGGATCTTTACTTTCCCTTATTCACCACTTTGCAATTCTTCTTCTACATGGGTTGGCTGAAAGTGGCAGAAACGCTGATAAACCCTTTCGGTGAGGATGATGATGACTTTGAG GTCAACTGGATGATTGATCGCAATCTACAAGTTTCCTATCTCATTGTCGACGAAATGCATCACGAACATCCCGAATTGGTGAAGGATCAGTATTGGGATGAAGTTTTTCCCAATGAACTACCATATCAAGTGGATAGCAAGCGCGAACAGCCACCGGTACAGTCTACCGCTAGACTGGACTTCAACACCAACCAAACGGTGCTTTCACGATCTGAATCCAAATATGATGGCATG acCACCAGCACACGAATTGACGACCGTCCCACAGCATCGTCGTCGCTTAGCCGTATGACCGACACCAGTTTACGCTTTCGTACGGCCTTACAAAGATTTCTTTCGCGCGAACCCAATGAAAAAGATAGCAATATTTCACAATCGGATGCCGAGAAGCAAGCTTCCGTACAAACTAATGGCTCCGTGCATTCGCTAATAAAATCGCCGACTACAATACGAACTGCCGAAGCTTTGCTTATAATCGATGAGAAAATCGACGATTTGGATGCAGATAGAACATTAACCGAACATCCAGAGATATCACCGACCAAAGATGTGCGCGAAATATTTCGTGGCGATGCTGAGGACGGCGTACCACCAAGCAGTGTGGAGAGTTTGCGAATGGAAAGTGTCAACTCGGCGCAAGTGACAT TTGAAGACTTGGAAGAAGATGTCGAAGAGGAGGAAGAGCCTGGAGATGAGTTCGAACGTTTGCGTGAAGAGCGTGAACGCGAACGTTTCGAGCGACAAAAGTTGAAGTATGCGCGCGGCATTTCGGCTGCGACCAATCTAAATTTGGACGCTGATTTGTCAGGCGTTACGGCTACGCAATCGCCGACCGCACGTGGCATGCCTTCAAATGAGGAAACATTCAGCGTACAATCGTTGACCAGGCAGATGACATCACCCATAGCAATTGGAACGACACAACAgtcaccacaacaacaacaagagcaacatAAGGAACCAACAACTAAGCGGAAGCCAACGAGACAGCAGGAGCATAAAGATCATGCTGAAGAGGAGCTCGACGAAGAGGAACAGGAGGAGGAACTGAAGTAG